From Xyrauchen texanus isolate HMW12.3.18 chromosome 36, RBS_HiC_50CHRs, whole genome shotgun sequence, one genomic window encodes:
- the LOC127629821 gene encoding protein NPAT-like: MLLPSDVARLVLGYLQQEGHTATSRCFIFESPNLKEYAEHSSEDGPIPACVFSLFGKNLNTILNEYVAGKTKETNQENQIPAVMTSLWKKLEFTLNQIKSLQNSPTVQINQRLRTINSIQSMRPQQRLLSASQSTLSGNLPVTQAGQCLPSPVSTPQGMLGHSTPVSYTSHHTRPSTLCLAQSGESSLQILVPDQRLNPGPLSPARRKCDSPRRRGGGQLGASGTSRSMVVASTLIVETQCDETVAENLSQIVIENARDKILNDRSLQEKLAENINKILASDNSPQTSKAACSTVEQEQSIEEILGLQGEIHMTDDTIQDILVQTESDPAFQALFDLFDYEKSKTPEGSEQADRSFSSSTLESDEMGHVDSVSETGTGHEGSTSGGEGSASKLRNGNASETNSKKSSSVCSVSKSAAITPQPCSVTKQTSTGQGSSIAKRGLLRTRVLSGNQQTRGAISTPKLNGEADSLAPDQTVSSSSFLEDGAIMEIDKPQIETSDTLNIQHPLLTPPGCSDTTEILNDKSSQHVTVSDKPPQTTSTAKVNKSINETGRLAGMPGGHSGLNLDMTKISVSTIQSKALPSPHLPQPDMDISARMASQTSNKSYLTPSCTPQKDSALKHTEHNNVRSNPSTASASSAASITLSTSGVSHAQAKDPDPSKFVSLNIIISNEQDEQSNDVALNQAVSSITGDHIPSIFLSSPAKSPATTLPTSVITQEKTAQVVSSLQGPEDVGSFGIPTMIVQSKAQTTPACPTGQETGFIQLLPTTPTFGSSGGYFVLTDPAAGDQQSNVVLLPSNMPQGTVSSMPHVVATPPRQRTVVSMSPNVSQAYSTGSTIIISSPVQTMLQNVMVPVSVMGQNTGKHVVRPNQMLSLPCSTTVRQPAKVISQPKLAPKENTDMGKPDTSGPSQVSKVHPQTSDLQKSGSGTSPSHRRILCFDVTPENTAAGQSSTETSTFTSSVTTSSPTQQADKEIKRTEPNPPLVSDTSKRRIETIRLPQVNHSAGIKDSATITISQQQKEAPKSKMSEKGTDLTANKSPTKPESFYRSDLHKKSSDKVDGRVVSKSTKLSARRQKQKPLDNTKNSTQEESHERRLTKPSDQSSEKISSQESPGVTANKENELEGLQREQRQATSCPPTEDLVASTVKSAAPISGTSNKPLCKTSPLMKRAVEMLQDIQCQAPMATPPKRQGPSCPDLSIPRTPGQGRATEELTAGLRTPSRQRLIRECEGTPRCLALPATPDIPSCSPASEAGSENSINMAAHTLMILSRAARTGGPLKDSLRQEEASAGKSSAPKGKKRKHIEPSPPAKNGLQLSGSSDSKKKSKKPKQLLDSFPDDLDVDKFLSSLHYDE, encoded by the exons ATGTTGCTTCCGTCTGACGTTGCTAGACTTGTCCTGG GCTATCTGCAGCAAGAAGGGCACACTGCCACAAGTCGATGTTTCATCTTTGAAAGTCCAAACCTGAAAGAGTATGCAGAGCACAGTTCAGAGGATGGGCCAATCCCTGCCTGTGTGTTT TCTCTTTTTGGAAAAAACCTGAACACgattttaaatgaatatgttgCTGGTAAGACAAAAG AGACAAATCAAGAAAATcaaataccagcagtgatgacatcaTTATGGAAAAAGCTTGAATTCACACTCAACCAGATCAA GTCTTTGCAGAACTCTCCCACCGTGCAAATTAATCAGCGAT tGCGGACTATAAATAGCATTCAAAGCATGAGACCACAGCAGAGACTCTTGTCGGCATCGCAGTCTACCTTGTCTGGGAATCTGCCAGTGACTCAAGCAGGCCAGTGTCTCCCCAGTCCTGTATCAACCCCTCAAGGTATGCTGGGACATTCCACCCCAGTGTCTTACACTTCCCACCATACCAGACCCTCCACTCTCTGCCTTGCTCAGTCAG GAGAGTCATCATTGCAGATATTGGTCCCCGATCAAAGACTGAATCCAGGACCTTTGTCTCCTGCCCGCAGAAAATG TGACTCACCAAGACGAAGGGGAGGTGGTCAGTTGGGTGCCAGTGGGACCAGCAGAAGTATGGTAGTGGCCAGCACTCTTATTGTGGAAACTCAGTGTGATGAGACGGTGGCTGAGAACTTATCT CAAATAGTCATAGAAAATGCCAGAGATAAAATTCTGAATGATAGATCCTTACAAGAAAAACTTGCTGAAAACATCAACAAAATCTTGGCAAG TGATAATAGTCCCCAGACATCAAAAGCTGCCTGCAGTACTGTGGAACAAGAACAGTCGATCGAAGAAATCCTGGGCCTCCAG GGGGAAATTCATATGACAGATGATACCATTCAAGACATTCTGGTACAGACGGAATCAGACCCGGCATTTCAAGCACTCTTTGATCTCTTTGATTATG AGAAAAGTAAGACACCTGAGGGCAGTGAACAGGCTGATAGGAGTTTCAGCTCAAGCACACTGGAGAGTGACGAAATGGGCCATGTTGATAGTGTCTCTGAGACAG gcactggACATGAGGGTTCCACATCAGGGGGAGAAGGAAGTGCAAGCAAATTAAGGAATGGAAATGCATCTGAGACAAATAGCAAAAAATCTTCATCCGTTTGTAGTGTGTCAAAATCTGCTGCCATAACTCCACAGCCATGTTCAGTAACCAAACAAACATCCACTGGACAAGGATCCTCAATTGCCAAGCGAGGGCTACTTAGGACCAGAGTTTTATCTGGAAATCAACAAACCAGAGGAGCCATTTCAACTCCAAAGTTGAACGGTGAAGCAGATTCACTTGCACCCGACCAAACCGTATCAAGCTCATCTTTCTTGGAGGATGGAGCAATCATGGAGATAGATAAACCACAAATCGAAACCTCAGATACCTTAAATATTCAGCATCCATTGCTGACCCCTCCAGGTTGCTCTGACACTACTGAAATTCTTAATGATAAAAGCAGCCAACACGTTACTGTTTCAGATAAGCCACCACAAACCACTTCCACAGCTAAAGTTAATAAATCCATAAATGAGACTGGGAGGTTAGCAGGAATGCCTGGTGGACATTCTGGATTGAATTTGGATATGACAAAAATCTCTGTATCCACTATTCAAAGTAAGGCTTTGCCCTCACCTCATCTACCCCAACCTGACATGGACATATCTGCCAGAATGGCTTCACAAACCTCAAACAAATCTTATTTAACCCCATCATGCACACCGCAGAAAGATTCAGCCCTCAAACACACTGAGCATAACAATGTCAGGAGCAATCCCTCTACAGCAAGTGCTTCATCTGCAGCCAGCATTACACTATCTACCTCAGGTGTTTCTCATGCCCAAGCCAAGGATCCTGACCCCAGTAAGTTTGTGTCTCTGAACATCATCATCAGTAATGAACAGGATGAGCAATCCAATGATGTGGCATTGAACCAGGCTGTTTCAAGCATCACAGGTGACCACATCCCTTCCATCTTCCTGTCCTCCCCTGCCAAATCTCCTGCCACGACTCTGCCTACATCAGTCATAACGCAGGAGAAAACAGCTCAGGTGGTGAGCAGCTTGCAGGGGCCAGAAGATGTTGGGTCATTCGGAATACCTACAATGATTGTTCAGAGTAAAGCTCAGACTACGCCGGCATGTCCCACAGGTCAAGAAACTGGTTTTATTCAGCTTTTGCCTACTACCCCAACCTTTGGGTCGTCAGGTGGCTATTTTGTTTTAACTGATCCTGCTGCTGGTGATCAGCAGTCAAATGTAGTGCTGCTTCCAAGTAACATGCCTCAAGGAACTGTGTCTTCTATGCCACATGTGGTAGCAACGCCACCTCGCCAGAGGACTGTTGTGTCCATGAGTCCAAATGTCTCTCAGGCCTACTCGACTG GATCCACAATCATTATATCTTCACCAGTTCAGACCATGTTACAAAATGTGATGGTTCCAGTGTCAGTTATGGGGCAAAATACTGGAAAACATGTGGTCCGTCCCAATCAG ATGTTGTCTTTGCCATGTTCAACTACTGTAAGACAACCTGCAAAAGTTATATCTCAACCTAAATTGGCACCTAAGGAAAACACTGACATGG GCAAACCTGACACATCTGGACCCAGCCAAGTTTCAAAAGTACATCCCCAGACCTCTGACCTGCAAAAGAGTGGCAGTGGAACAAGCCCCAGCCATCGGAGGATACTTTGCTTTGATGTCACACCTGAAAACACTGCAGCTGGCCAGAGTTCTACAGAGACAAGCACTTTCACATCCTCTGTTACTACATCTTCCCCCACTCAACAGGCTGATAAGGAAATCAAACGGACTGAACCGAACCCACCTTTAGTTTCTGACACCAGTAAAAGACGGATAGAAACGATTAGGCTGCCTCAAGTAAATCACAGTGCAGGTATAAAGGACTCTGCAACAATTACCATATCTCAACAGCAAAAAGAAGCCCCAAAAAGTAAAATGTCTGAAAAGGGAACAGATCTAACTGCTAACAAATCACCCACTAAGCCAGAGTCTTTCTATAGATCAGATTTACATAAAAAATCTTCAGACAAGGTTGATGGTAGAGTGGTTTCAAAGAGTACAAAATTGTCTGCACGGAGGCAAAAGCAGAAACCACTAGACAACACAAAGAATAGTACACAAGAAGAATCTCATGAAAGGAGGTTGACAAAGCCATCCGACCAATCCTCCGAGAAGATCTCCTCACAAGAGTCTCCTGGTGTCACTGCAAACAAGGAAAATGAGTTGGAGGGCCTTCAGCGAGAGCAGCGTCAGGCAACTTCTTGCCCACCAACTGAAGATCTTGTAGCTTCTACAGTTAAATCTGCTGCACCCATATCAGGCACTTCCAATAAACCTTTATGCAAGACGAGCCCATTAATGAAACGGGCAGTTGAGATGCTGCAGGACATACAGTGCCAGGCTCCCATGGCTACTCCTCCAAAGAGGCAGGGGCCCAGTTGTCCAGATCTCTCAATCCCAAGAACACCTGGACAAGGGCGGGCCACAGAGGAGCTGACAGCTGGATTGAGAACCCCTTCTCGACAGAGGCTCATACGGGAGTGTGAAGGTACGCCAAGGTGTCTCGCCCTTCCTGCTACACCAGATATCCCCTCCTGCAGTCCGGCCAGTGAGGCGGGCAGTGAGAACAGCATTAACATGGCTGCCCACACTCTCATGATCTTGTCTCGTGCTGCTAGGACAGGAGGTCCTCTAAAAGACAGTTTGCGTCAGGAAGAGGCCAGTGCTGGGAAATCTTCTGCCCCTAAAGGAAAGAAGCGTAAGCACATTGAACCAAGCCCTCCTGCAAAGAATGGGTTACAGCTTTCTGGCTCCTCGGACAGTAAAAAGAAATCGAAG aaaccgAAGCAGCTGCTGGACTCCTTTCCGGATGACTTGGACGTGGATAAATTTCTCTCATCCCTGCACTATGATGAGTAA